CACCCTGGGCAACGGCATGATCGCGCACCGGGACTTCGAGAAGGTCTTCCCGGCCGACGAGTTCTCCGCGGTCGGCATCGCGGGCTCCACCGGCATGGCCGAGGAGATGGTCCGGCTGTTCCGCCTGGAGCTGGAGCACTACGAGAAGATCGAGACCGTGCCGCTCTCCCTGGAGGGCAAGGCCAACCGCCTCGGCACCCTCATCCGCGACAACCTCGGCCCCGCCATGCAGGGCCTCGCCGTCGTGCCCCTCTTCGCCGGGTACGACCCGCGCAGCGGGACCGCGCGGATCTACTCGTACGACATCACCGGCGGGCGCGCGGAGGAGAAGGGCTTCGGGGGGACGGGCTCGGGTTCCGTGTTCGCGCGCGGGGCGCTGAAGAAGCTGTACCGCGAGGGCATGAGCCGGGACGACGCCGTGACGATGGCCGTGCAGGCGCTCTACGACGCGGCCGAGGACGACAGCGCCACCGGCGGCCCCGACGCCACCCGCCGGATCTACCCCCTCGTCTACACCGTCACCGCGGAGGGCTGCCGGCGGCTGGACGACGACCGGGTCTCCGAGCTGTCGCTCGCCGTACTGGAGGGCCGCCGCGGCCGCCCGGACGGGCCGAACGCACCGCTGGCGTAGGCCGGTCACGGCACCGCGGGCCCGACGGGTCCCCGGCGCC
The Streptomyces sp. CNQ-509 DNA segment above includes these coding regions:
- the prcB gene encoding proteasome subunit beta, which codes for MEESTKGTAVEQLPPEFLTPGSSSFVDFLAAHAPDQLPANRPLPGTGAAAVDIPHGTTIVAASYADGVLLAADRRVTLGNGMIAHRDFEKVFPADEFSAVGIAGSTGMAEEMVRLFRLELEHYEKIETVPLSLEGKANRLGTLIRDNLGPAMQGLAVVPLFAGYDPRSGTARIYSYDITGGRAEEKGFGGTGSGSVFARGALKKLYREGMSRDDAVTMAVQALYDAAEDDSATGGPDATRRIYPLVYTVTAEGCRRLDDDRVSELSLAVLEGRRGRPDGPNAPLA